From the Planococcus sp. MB-3u-03 genome, the window TAGATGAAGAAAGTAACGCTTTGCTTTAAACCGGTAAGTATTCAAACGTCTGGAAATTCAACTGAAGCTTTAATCGAGAATGCCAAAATGAAATTTATAGAGCAATTGGCTTCTAAAGATTTGCTTCAAGTAGATTCGTATAGCGTAAGCGTTGCGACACCTTTAAGTTACGACACTGTATCCGTTGGCCAAATTGTAGAAAGTCTTGATGGAACGCCAGGGATAATTTTTCAAGTAAACAAATCCACCATTGAGGTTTCTTTTGCTAGTGGATTGGTAGTTAGCGGATCTCCCGCTTTATTTAAACCTTCTGATTGTGCATTTAGAAAGGCGCGTAAATGCCGAACTTTTGAAGAAAAGCAGAACAATATTTGGGCTGCCGGTGTTACAGGTTATATAATGACGGATTTTGGCCCAGTCTCAGTGATTATCGGCAAGAAATCGCGAGATAAGGTTACTGCTCATATCATTGGTGAGAAGAAGACTGAAAAGCTCAGAGCAGATGAAGCAGAACGGTTCATTAAAGACGAGCCATATCACTTCACTTAAGGCTTAACCTTGCCCATGTCCCCTCTTTTAGAGCGAACCACAATGGCTGACAGTGAGAGGAGAATATTATGCCGATTTATCGAGTTACGATGAACAATACCAAATCCAGTGGAGATAAATACGATCCGAATTTCAAATATGGTATCAGTCACTACCATATAAACAGTGAGACTATGATGGATGCAATTTCACTAGCCGAAAGCCGCTTTGCAGGAAATTGCGAGGCGGTTATCAAGAGAGAGTTAACGGACAATTCTTATAGCGTAGATGATATGGTTTCCCAGGAAAATTATGAACTAATTACTACTGAAGGTAGCCCTAGTGATACAATAATATATAGAAAAGATGGGAATATCCTGCATGTTCTACTTCGAGGAAAAGACTTCAAAGAACGAGGTTCAGCATTTTGGTACGACCTATCTGTAGTCGATTTAATACGCGAGGCTGGCCTACAAGAAGAATCTCCTGTCCTAACGCTTAATGATCTGGAAGAGCTTAGTATTGAAATATATAAAATTGTAAAAGAGACCCAAATTCCCGCTATCTTTGATGGGAAAATGGGACGCAAAAATCCGGAAAGAAAGGAATGAGTATTATGGAAGAACCGGAAGATTATGAGATAAGTAGAGAAAAACTCAATGATTACGAAATAGCAAAGTTAAATGCAACCTTTAAAAAAATTAATCGTGAAAAAATTGCCTTTATTACTGGTGATATTGTTATCACCGAAGATAATAAGTCACATAAATTTGAAGAACCTCTGTCTGAGACAGAGACTTTGGATATAATTCAAAAATGGCGTATTAAATCACTCTATCCGGTTGAAAGTTCTTTCGACTTTAAATGAAATGGACTTTCTACACGCTCCCCCTACTTGTTTCGTAGAGGGAGTTTTTAATATATGTTTGTGGATGGTAATATAACGATAGATAGCTACTAAAAGTTTCTTATTAGCCTTTTACTATGTTGGAGGTAGTTAAATGTGATTTTACCAAATTTGAAATTATTACATTCGAATATGAAAGAACAACAAATTAAAAGCTAAATTTCAACCAAAATTAGCGGTATTGTTTTAATAATATTTTTATTGATTCTATTCCTTACAAACTGGCAATCGGAGTAAGAGACAAAACCTTATTTCGAAGTCCCAGTTAGTTCGGAGTTTACAATTCGTCCTTTTCTTGGAGATAAATATGGAGATATATGCAAAATACTTGGATTGAAATACGATAAGAATAATCCCTATAGTCCAAAAAAGTTCTTTGAGAGTATTAATGTAGGGATACCTTCGAAAGTCAGCCTAAAGGATGTGCCATTGCCTCATGAAATAGCACCGTACCGCAGCCATGTTGACCAACCAGAAAAGATTTATTTTAAAGGATGGTGGGATAACGACTTAAGAGGTGAGAAAGTCCAAGAGTCAAACTTAGAGAAAACACGTGCCCTATTAGATGAAGAAGCATATAAAATGTGTAAGAAGCACAATATGAGTTCTCAATGGTCTGATAAGAGTACCGACGAAAAAATGGTTACCTCATTCTGGAAAAATACTAAAAAGAAAACTTAAGGAGGAAACTTTATTGGACAATTCTTTTCAAAAAAGACACTTTGCCTCCCGATATAACTACATGAGTACATGGCTTACCTATTCTCAATTATTTGATCGCAAGGCTTCTAAGGACGAAATAATAGCTGATATACAGCGTTTCAAATTATCGGAAGCTTTGATTATTTTAGCTAAATTTTCTGTGCTGGATGAAAAAGGAAAAAGAAAATTAATGGAGTATTTAGGTCCTCAAATGAGAAGTCAATTTTTTGTACGCAATACAGAACCAGTCGTCTTAATTACTGTGTTATATAGCTTCAAATGGTTTCTCGCTTATGGAACTGAAAATCCGCATTATGCCTTCACTACTAGTCAATCAAAACTGGATAATCTGTTAACTACAATTTTAAAAATTGCTGATTTAATAGAGGACGAAACCGACAATACTAATGATATCAATATTGAAAATCAAGTTTTGAAAGCCTCTCTATTTAGTCTTCCCGGAGAAATGGATCAAGGAATAATTAGACAACATCTAATGTTCGAGGATATTGCTAGAAAAGCAGATGACTCCGATAGCTACATCGATATCCACTCTATTTTTGAAAGAGAGTATGGTTATTCTATGAAACAATACGTCAGCACTGTCTTTTCATTAGAGCAACTTGTAGTACAGGGAGTAACATTAGAAAACCTTACTAATTTTCGTCCGTGGGGTATAAAGCCTTCGATGTACTTTAATGAATCTCAAATGAAGGATATTGCTTTAAAAATAACAGAAGAACTATCTACAAACATTGATTTACTAAGAAATTGGGCGAAAAGACCCTCAATAATCCATACGATTATGAGCAATTATTGAAAACTCCTTTATTAAAGGTTAATGAATTTATAATTCCTATTTCGGATGCCTTTATCCAACAAGCCTTATTTGATGGACTTTATTTTAAGATAAATACGGCTTGCAAAATGAATCAAAAGGATTTCCCAATTCTTCGGTAAAATTTTCGAGAAATATGTTCAAAAGTTTTACAGTCATCTGTTGAAGAATCCGAAAACTGAACTATCAGTATATAAATGAATTTTACTCAAAGATAAAACAAATAATTGGTCGTCCGATGCTTTTGTTAAACTTGGAAAGGCTTTATTGATAGTAGAGTGCAAAAGCGGGAGAATACTAAAAGAAACAAAAGTATCCGCAGATCGGGAAAAGGAAATGATAAATTCAAAATATACGCTTTAGAAGCAATAAGACAAGCCAATAATGCATATGAAGCCGCACTTCAGCATAACTCAGGGAAGTTTAAGCAAGTAGAACAAGTCGCAATTATTTCAGTTTCGATGCAGTCCTTTCCTAAATTACCAACGTACAATCAAATGCTCGAACAGTTAAAACCTGAATTACACTCTCATGTTAAAATTATAGATTATATAGGTTTGTCGGACTTAGAGATCCTTGCTTCAGTAATAAGTCAGAATGATTCTTCTGTTTTAATTATATTGAGTCAAAAGGCTGATAACGAATACATCTCCTATTACGAATTTCATAACGAATTTCATAACGAATTTCACAAAATGAACTAACAAAATTTCTTAACGAAGTACTTAATACAGCGAACGCAGCTATTACAGAGACATTTTTGGTCCTTCTTAATATGCGCTAAAATTCTATTTAGCGTAATGTTTGACCATTTTGACCATTTCAAAGGGATTTTCATTAATTGCTTGAACATCTCGAAAGAATAATTAACATGCTCTCTCCTCACAGCGAACCACTATCATCAAGATTTTAAGAGTGTCCTGGAAAGGAAGTATTATAATGAACTTTATTTATAAAAAAGTAGAACCTAATATTATGTCGGGAATAGACGATGCCGGTTTACCCTTGTGGATTGCTAAAATTATTGGCAGTAATGACGATAAGGAATATATTCAGCTTGTAACTATAGAAGCTACTGGATGGGCCCTGGACAGAGAAATAATCTTCAATATCTCTTTTCGTTTTCCAGAAATGAAAGAACAACGCGGAATCAATAGGCTTATAGAAGAAGCTTCCTCTAAAATTAAGATAGAAGTGGAAAAATACTTTGATGAGGCATGGAGTAAATAATATGTAAAAGATTTAACCAATTATATTCAAACTTGATTAATACCTTATTAAAAGTTAGGAAGTGATCGCTTGCCCGCTCCAACTAGAAAGACCATCATTGCCGAACAACATATTGAGAAAGCCATCCAGCACATGCCTTTTTATGTCGTTGAGTACATCCGAGCTAAGAAGCGGGCCACCCTCTCCCCTCGCACGCTGAGCGGCTATTTACACGACTACAAGCGATTCTTCGACTGGTTAAGGCAAGAAGGCTTTACGACCGCTGAACGCAATGCTGATATCCCCTATACTGTCCTGGAAACCCTTAAAAAGACAGATGTTGAAATGTTCATCGAAATGCTGATGGAAGAAAAAATCCAAAAGCGAGAAGGTGTTTATGTTCAACGAACACTCGAAAGCACCACCCGTTTTATCCAGTCGTTAAAATCATTGTTTAACTATTTAAC encodes:
- a CDS encoding DUF6037 family protein: MRPFLGDKYGDICKILGLKYDKNNPYSPKKFFESINVGIPSKVSLKDVPLPHEIAPYRSHVDQPEKIYFKGWWDNDLRGEKVQESNLEKTRALLDEEAYKMCKKHNMSSQWSDKSTDEKMVTSFWKNTKKKT